From Acipenser ruthenus chromosome 23, fAciRut3.2 maternal haplotype, whole genome shotgun sequence, the proteins below share one genomic window:
- the LOC117413314 gene encoding transcription elongation factor A protein 3-like isoform X2: MAREEELIRIAKKLDKMVSTNNMEGALDLLKELKAYKMTLKLLQGTRIGMSVNAVRKHCTDEEVVTLAKILIKNWKRLLMESADAQKGELEKGEGNEKRREEISHSKATSTGGPTQPTKQPDKEASKGDSSDSKSISVSPKKHPGEHKRERKDSTDSKSLPPKQPSLEIKKERKDSTDSKSSHPKRPSLDTKKERKDSTDFKLLLQQRPSLDTKKERKESTDFKSLPQIRPSLNLKKERKDCTDLMLLPQKRPSLDTKKERKDSTDTNSLPPKRPSIDTKKERKDSFDSTSATAIKRPSSDTKAERRNPSDSLFNSTSTPLKKLSLDCKGERRDSHNSKPAISSPPHRKPSTDSREERVNNGKGKVEPPKTPTSPTSPLTPSFSPSGGPFPPHLLTGETIRDKCIEMLSAALKTDDDYKIYGTNCESMAAEIEDHIYQDIKATDMKYKNRVRSRISNLKDPKNPNLRRNVLSRAIELSRIASMTADEMASDELKNLRNVLTQEAIREHQMAKTSGTTTDLLQCGKCKKKNCTYNQVQTRSADEPMTTFVLCNECGNRWKFC, from the exons ATGGCCAGGGAAGAAGAGCTAATCCGGATTGCTAAAAAATTGGACAAGATGGTGTCTACAAATAATATG GAGGGGGCGCTGGACCTGCTGAAAGAGCTGAAGGCATATAAAATGACTTTAAAACTACTTCAG GGCACGAGAATCGGAATGTCGGTGAATGCAGTGCGGAAGCACTGTACTGATGAGGAGGTCGTCACACTGGCTAAAATCCTGATCAAGAACTGGAAGAGGCTGCTCATGG AATCAGCTGATGCTCAGAAAGGAGAGCTCGAGAAAGGAGAGGGCAATGagaagaggagggaggagatttCTCACAGCAAGGCTACGAGTACTGGGGGACCGACACAGCCAACCAAACAACCAGACAAGGAGGCAAG taAGGGAGATTCGTCTGATTCAAAATCCATTTCAGTTTCTCCAAAGAAGCACCCAGGCGAGCATAAAAGGGAAAG AAAAGACTCAACAGATTCTAAGTCCCTGCCTCCAAAACAACCTTCGTTAGAAATCAAAAAAGAAAG AAAAGACTCGACAGATTCCAAATCATCGCATCCTAAACGACCTTCTCTAGACACCAAAAAAGAAAG AAAAGACTCAACAGATTTCAAGTTATTGCTCCAACAACGACCTTCCCTAGATACCAAAAAAGAAAG AAAAGAATCGACAGATTTCAAGTCACTGCCTCAAATACGACCTTCTCTAAATCTCAAAAAAGAAAG aAAAGACTGTACAGATCTCATGCTATTGCCTCAAAAGCGACCTTCCCtagatacaaaaaaagaaag AAAAGACTCAACAGATACCAATTCATTGCCTCCAAAACGACCCTCCATAGATACCAAGAAAGAAAG AAAGGACTCTTTTGATTCTACTTCTGCCACAGCTATAAAGAGACCTTCCTCAGATACTAAAGCAGAACG GAGAAACCCGTCCGACTCCCTGTTCAACAGCACTTCCACGCCACTGAAAAAGCTCTCCCTTGATTGCAAAGGGGAAAG GAGAGATTCCCACAACTCCAAACCTGCAATCTCATCTCCGCCTCACAGGAAGCCTTCTACTGACAGCAGAGAAGAACG AGTAAACAACGGTAAAGGCAAAGTGGAGCCCCCAAAGACGCCCACTTCCCCCACCAGCCCGCTGACACCCTCATTCAGCCCCTCAGGGGGCCCCTTCCCGCCCCACCTGCTCACTGGGGAGACTATACGTGACAAGTGTATTGAGATGCTGTCTGCTGCACTCAAAACTGACG ATGATTACAAAATCTACGGAACGAACTGCGAATCCATGGCAGCTGAGATTGAAGAT CATATCTACCAAGACATAAAAGCCACAGATATGAAATATAAGAACCGTGTGCGCAGCCGTATCAGCAACCTAAAGGACCCCAAGAACCCCAACCTACGCAGGAACGTGCTGAGCAGAGCCATAGAGCTCAGCAGGATCGCCAGCATGACTGCCGAC GAAATGGCCAGCGATGAGCTGAAGAACCTGAGGAACGTGCTGACCCAGGAAGCTATTCGTGAACACCAGATGGCCAAAACCAGCGGAACCACCACAGACCTGCTGCAGTGTGGCAAATGCAAGAAGAAGAACTGCACGTACAACCAG GTGCAGACTCGCAGTGCTGATGAACCCATGACCACCTTTGTGCTGTGCAACGAGTGCGGAAACCGCTGGAAG ttCTGCTAA
- the LOC117413314 gene encoding transcription elongation factor A protein 3-like isoform X7: MAREEELIRIAKKLDKMVSTNNMEGALDLLKELKAYKMTLKLLQGTRIGMSVNAVRKHCTDEEVVTLAKILIKNWKRLLMESADAQKGELEKGEGNEKRREEISHSKATSTGGPTQPTKQPDKEASKGDSSDSKSISVSPKKHPGEHKRERKDSTDSKSLPPKQPSLEIKKERKDSTDSKSSHPKRPSLDTKKERKDSTDFKLLLQQRPSLDTKKERKDSTDFKLLPQQRPSLDTKKERKDSTDTNSLPPKRPSIDTKKERKDSFDSTSATAIKRPSSDTKAERRNPSDSLFNSTSTPLKKLSLDCKGERRDSHNSKPAISSPPHRKPSTDSREERVNNGKGKVEPPKTPTSPTSPLTPSFSPSGGPFPPHLLTGETIRDKCIEMLSAALKTDDDYKIYGTNCESMAAEIEDHIYQDIKATDMKYKNRVRSRISNLKDPKNPNLRRNVLSRAIELSRIASMTADEMASDELKNLRNVLTQEAIREHQMAKTSGTTTDLLQCGKCKKKNCTYNQVQTRSADEPMTTFVLCNECGNRWKFC, from the exons ATGGCCAGGGAAGAAGAGCTAATCCGGATTGCTAAAAAATTGGACAAGATGGTGTCTACAAATAATATG GAGGGGGCGCTGGACCTGCTGAAAGAGCTGAAGGCATATAAAATGACTTTAAAACTACTTCAG GGCACGAGAATCGGAATGTCGGTGAATGCAGTGCGGAAGCACTGTACTGATGAGGAGGTCGTCACACTGGCTAAAATCCTGATCAAGAACTGGAAGAGGCTGCTCATGG AATCAGCTGATGCTCAGAAAGGAGAGCTCGAGAAAGGAGAGGGCAATGagaagaggagggaggagatttCTCACAGCAAGGCTACGAGTACTGGGGGACCGACACAGCCAACCAAACAACCAGACAAGGAGGCAAG taAGGGAGATTCGTCTGATTCAAAATCCATTTCAGTTTCTCCAAAGAAGCACCCAGGCGAGCATAAAAGGGAAAG AAAAGACTCAACAGATTCTAAGTCCCTGCCTCCAAAACAACCTTCGTTAGAAATCAAAAAAGAAAG AAAAGACTCGACAGATTCCAAATCATCGCATCCTAAACGACCTTCTCTAGACACCAAAAAAGAAAG AAAAGACTCAACAGATTTCAAGTTATTGCTCCAACAACGACCTTCCCTAGATACCAAAAAAGAAAG AAAAGACTCAACAGATTTCAAGTTATTGCCCCAACAACGACCTTCCCTAGATACCAAAAAAGAAAG AAAAGACTCAACAGATACCAATTCATTGCCTCCAAAACGACCCTCCATAGATACCAAGAAAGAAAG AAAGGACTCTTTTGATTCTACTTCTGCCACAGCTATAAAGAGACCTTCCTCAGATACTAAAGCAGAACG GAGAAACCCGTCCGACTCCCTGTTCAACAGCACTTCCACGCCACTGAAAAAGCTCTCCCTTGATTGCAAAGGGGAAAG GAGAGATTCCCACAACTCCAAACCTGCAATCTCATCTCCGCCTCACAGGAAGCCTTCTACTGACAGCAGAGAAGAACG AGTAAACAACGGTAAAGGCAAAGTGGAGCCCCCAAAGACGCCCACTTCCCCCACCAGCCCGCTGACACCCTCATTCAGCCCCTCAGGGGGCCCCTTCCCGCCCCACCTGCTCACTGGGGAGACTATACGTGACAAGTGTATTGAGATGCTGTCTGCTGCACTCAAAACTGACG ATGATTACAAAATCTACGGAACGAACTGCGAATCCATGGCAGCTGAGATTGAAGAT CATATCTACCAAGACATAAAAGCCACAGATATGAAATATAAGAACCGTGTGCGCAGCCGTATCAGCAACCTAAAGGACCCCAAGAACCCCAACCTACGCAGGAACGTGCTGAGCAGAGCCATAGAGCTCAGCAGGATCGCCAGCATGACTGCCGAC GAAATGGCCAGCGATGAGCTGAAGAACCTGAGGAACGTGCTGACCCAGGAAGCTATTCGTGAACACCAGATGGCCAAAACCAGCGGAACCACCACAGACCTGCTGCAGTGTGGCAAATGCAAGAAGAAGAACTGCACGTACAACCAG GTGCAGACTCGCAGTGCTGATGAACCCATGACCACCTTTGTGCTGTGCAACGAGTGCGGAAACCGCTGGAAG ttCTGCTAA
- the LOC117413314 gene encoding transcription elongation factor A protein 3-like isoform X3, producing the protein MAREEELIRIAKKLDKMVSTNNMEGALDLLKELKAYKMTLKLLQGTRIGMSVNAVRKHCTDEEVVTLAKILIKNWKRLLMESADAQKGELEKGEGNEKRREEISHSKATSTGGPTQPTKQPDKEASKGDSSDSKSISVSPKKHPGEHKRERKDSTDSKSLPPKQPSLEIKKERKDSTDSKSSHPKRPSLDTKKERKDSTDFKLLPQQRPSLDTKKERKESTDFKSLPQIRPSLNLKKERKDCTDLMLLPQKRPSLDTKKERKDSTDTNSLPPKRPSIDTKKERKDSFDSTSATAIKRPSSDTKAERRNPSDSLFNSTSTPLKKLSLDCKGERRDSHNSKPAISSPPHRKPSTDSREERVNNGKGKVEPPKTPTSPTSPLTPSFSPSGGPFPPHLLTGETIRDKCIEMLSAALKTDDDYKIYGTNCESMAAEIEDHIYQDIKATDMKYKNRVRSRISNLKDPKNPNLRRNVLSRAIELSRIASMTADEMASDELKNLRNVLTQEAIREHQMAKTSGTTTDLLQCGKCKKKNCTYNQVQTRSADEPMTTFVLCNECGNRWKFC; encoded by the exons ATGGCCAGGGAAGAAGAGCTAATCCGGATTGCTAAAAAATTGGACAAGATGGTGTCTACAAATAATATG GAGGGGGCGCTGGACCTGCTGAAAGAGCTGAAGGCATATAAAATGACTTTAAAACTACTTCAG GGCACGAGAATCGGAATGTCGGTGAATGCAGTGCGGAAGCACTGTACTGATGAGGAGGTCGTCACACTGGCTAAAATCCTGATCAAGAACTGGAAGAGGCTGCTCATGG AATCAGCTGATGCTCAGAAAGGAGAGCTCGAGAAAGGAGAGGGCAATGagaagaggagggaggagatttCTCACAGCAAGGCTACGAGTACTGGGGGACCGACACAGCCAACCAAACAACCAGACAAGGAGGCAAG taAGGGAGATTCGTCTGATTCAAAATCCATTTCAGTTTCTCCAAAGAAGCACCCAGGCGAGCATAAAAGGGAAAG AAAAGACTCAACAGATTCTAAGTCCCTGCCTCCAAAACAACCTTCGTTAGAAATCAAAAAAGAAAG AAAAGACTCGACAGATTCCAAATCATCGCATCCTAAACGACCTTCTCTAGACACCAAAAAAGAAAG AAAAGACTCAACAGATTTCAAGTTATTGCCCCAACAACGACCTTCCCTAGATACCAAAAAAGAAAG AAAAGAATCGACAGATTTCAAGTCACTGCCTCAAATACGACCTTCTCTAAATCTCAAAAAAGAAAG aAAAGACTGTACAGATCTCATGCTATTGCCTCAAAAGCGACCTTCCCtagatacaaaaaaagaaag AAAAGACTCAACAGATACCAATTCATTGCCTCCAAAACGACCCTCCATAGATACCAAGAAAGAAAG AAAGGACTCTTTTGATTCTACTTCTGCCACAGCTATAAAGAGACCTTCCTCAGATACTAAAGCAGAACG GAGAAACCCGTCCGACTCCCTGTTCAACAGCACTTCCACGCCACTGAAAAAGCTCTCCCTTGATTGCAAAGGGGAAAG GAGAGATTCCCACAACTCCAAACCTGCAATCTCATCTCCGCCTCACAGGAAGCCTTCTACTGACAGCAGAGAAGAACG AGTAAACAACGGTAAAGGCAAAGTGGAGCCCCCAAAGACGCCCACTTCCCCCACCAGCCCGCTGACACCCTCATTCAGCCCCTCAGGGGGCCCCTTCCCGCCCCACCTGCTCACTGGGGAGACTATACGTGACAAGTGTATTGAGATGCTGTCTGCTGCACTCAAAACTGACG ATGATTACAAAATCTACGGAACGAACTGCGAATCCATGGCAGCTGAGATTGAAGAT CATATCTACCAAGACATAAAAGCCACAGATATGAAATATAAGAACCGTGTGCGCAGCCGTATCAGCAACCTAAAGGACCCCAAGAACCCCAACCTACGCAGGAACGTGCTGAGCAGAGCCATAGAGCTCAGCAGGATCGCCAGCATGACTGCCGAC GAAATGGCCAGCGATGAGCTGAAGAACCTGAGGAACGTGCTGACCCAGGAAGCTATTCGTGAACACCAGATGGCCAAAACCAGCGGAACCACCACAGACCTGCTGCAGTGTGGCAAATGCAAGAAGAAGAACTGCACGTACAACCAG GTGCAGACTCGCAGTGCTGATGAACCCATGACCACCTTTGTGCTGTGCAACGAGTGCGGAAACCGCTGGAAG ttCTGCTAA
- the LOC117413314 gene encoding transcription elongation factor A protein 3-like isoform X4: MAREEELIRIAKKLDKMVSTNNMEGALDLLKELKAYKMTLKLLQGTRIGMSVNAVRKHCTDEEVVTLAKILIKNWKRLLMESADAQKGELEKGEGNEKRREEISHSKATSTGGPTQPTKQPDKEASKGDSSDSKSISVSPKKHPGEHKRERKDSTDSKSLPPKQPSLEIKKERKDSTDSKSSHPKRPSLDTKKERKDSTDFKLLLQQRPSLDTKKERKDSTDFKLLPQQRPSLDTKKERKESTDFKSLPQIRPSLNLKKERKDSTDTNSLPPKRPSIDTKKERKDSFDSTSATAIKRPSSDTKAERRNPSDSLFNSTSTPLKKLSLDCKGERRDSHNSKPAISSPPHRKPSTDSREERVNNGKGKVEPPKTPTSPTSPLTPSFSPSGGPFPPHLLTGETIRDKCIEMLSAALKTDDDYKIYGTNCESMAAEIEDHIYQDIKATDMKYKNRVRSRISNLKDPKNPNLRRNVLSRAIELSRIASMTADEMASDELKNLRNVLTQEAIREHQMAKTSGTTTDLLQCGKCKKKNCTYNQVQTRSADEPMTTFVLCNECGNRWKFC, translated from the exons ATGGCCAGGGAAGAAGAGCTAATCCGGATTGCTAAAAAATTGGACAAGATGGTGTCTACAAATAATATG GAGGGGGCGCTGGACCTGCTGAAAGAGCTGAAGGCATATAAAATGACTTTAAAACTACTTCAG GGCACGAGAATCGGAATGTCGGTGAATGCAGTGCGGAAGCACTGTACTGATGAGGAGGTCGTCACACTGGCTAAAATCCTGATCAAGAACTGGAAGAGGCTGCTCATGG AATCAGCTGATGCTCAGAAAGGAGAGCTCGAGAAAGGAGAGGGCAATGagaagaggagggaggagatttCTCACAGCAAGGCTACGAGTACTGGGGGACCGACACAGCCAACCAAACAACCAGACAAGGAGGCAAG taAGGGAGATTCGTCTGATTCAAAATCCATTTCAGTTTCTCCAAAGAAGCACCCAGGCGAGCATAAAAGGGAAAG AAAAGACTCAACAGATTCTAAGTCCCTGCCTCCAAAACAACCTTCGTTAGAAATCAAAAAAGAAAG AAAAGACTCGACAGATTCCAAATCATCGCATCCTAAACGACCTTCTCTAGACACCAAAAAAGAAAG AAAAGACTCAACAGATTTCAAGTTATTGCTCCAACAACGACCTTCCCTAGATACCAAAAAAGAAAG AAAAGACTCAACAGATTTCAAGTTATTGCCCCAACAACGACCTTCCCTAGATACCAAAAAAGAAAG AAAAGAATCGACAGATTTCAAGTCACTGCCTCAAATACGACCTTCTCTAAATCTCAAAAAAGAAAG AAAAGACTCAACAGATACCAATTCATTGCCTCCAAAACGACCCTCCATAGATACCAAGAAAGAAAG AAAGGACTCTTTTGATTCTACTTCTGCCACAGCTATAAAGAGACCTTCCTCAGATACTAAAGCAGAACG GAGAAACCCGTCCGACTCCCTGTTCAACAGCACTTCCACGCCACTGAAAAAGCTCTCCCTTGATTGCAAAGGGGAAAG GAGAGATTCCCACAACTCCAAACCTGCAATCTCATCTCCGCCTCACAGGAAGCCTTCTACTGACAGCAGAGAAGAACG AGTAAACAACGGTAAAGGCAAAGTGGAGCCCCCAAAGACGCCCACTTCCCCCACCAGCCCGCTGACACCCTCATTCAGCCCCTCAGGGGGCCCCTTCCCGCCCCACCTGCTCACTGGGGAGACTATACGTGACAAGTGTATTGAGATGCTGTCTGCTGCACTCAAAACTGACG ATGATTACAAAATCTACGGAACGAACTGCGAATCCATGGCAGCTGAGATTGAAGAT CATATCTACCAAGACATAAAAGCCACAGATATGAAATATAAGAACCGTGTGCGCAGCCGTATCAGCAACCTAAAGGACCCCAAGAACCCCAACCTACGCAGGAACGTGCTGAGCAGAGCCATAGAGCTCAGCAGGATCGCCAGCATGACTGCCGAC GAAATGGCCAGCGATGAGCTGAAGAACCTGAGGAACGTGCTGACCCAGGAAGCTATTCGTGAACACCAGATGGCCAAAACCAGCGGAACCACCACAGACCTGCTGCAGTGTGGCAAATGCAAGAAGAAGAACTGCACGTACAACCAG GTGCAGACTCGCAGTGCTGATGAACCCATGACCACCTTTGTGCTGTGCAACGAGTGCGGAAACCGCTGGAAG ttCTGCTAA
- the LOC117413314 gene encoding transcription elongation factor A protein 3-like isoform X1 has product MAREEELIRIAKKLDKMVSTNNMEGALDLLKELKAYKMTLKLLQGTRIGMSVNAVRKHCTDEEVVTLAKILIKNWKRLLMESADAQKGELEKGEGNEKRREEISHSKATSTGGPTQPTKQPDKEASKGDSSDSKSISVSPKKHPGEHKRERKDSTDSKSLPPKQPSLEIKKERKDSTDSKSSHPKRPSLDTKKERKDSTDFKLLLQQRPSLDTKKERKDSTDFKLLPQQRPSLDTKKERKESTDFKSLPQIRPSLNLKKERKDCTDLMLLPQKRPSLDTKKERKDSTDTNSLPPKRPSIDTKKERKDSFDSTSATAIKRPSSDTKAERRNPSDSLFNSTSTPLKKLSLDCKGERRDSHNSKPAISSPPHRKPSTDSREERVNNGKGKVEPPKTPTSPTSPLTPSFSPSGGPFPPHLLTGETIRDKCIEMLSAALKTDDDYKIYGTNCESMAAEIEDHIYQDIKATDMKYKNRVRSRISNLKDPKNPNLRRNVLSRAIELSRIASMTADEMASDELKNLRNVLTQEAIREHQMAKTSGTTTDLLQCGKCKKKNCTYNQVQTRSADEPMTTFVLCNECGNRWKFC; this is encoded by the exons ATGGCCAGGGAAGAAGAGCTAATCCGGATTGCTAAAAAATTGGACAAGATGGTGTCTACAAATAATATG GAGGGGGCGCTGGACCTGCTGAAAGAGCTGAAGGCATATAAAATGACTTTAAAACTACTTCAG GGCACGAGAATCGGAATGTCGGTGAATGCAGTGCGGAAGCACTGTACTGATGAGGAGGTCGTCACACTGGCTAAAATCCTGATCAAGAACTGGAAGAGGCTGCTCATGG AATCAGCTGATGCTCAGAAAGGAGAGCTCGAGAAAGGAGAGGGCAATGagaagaggagggaggagatttCTCACAGCAAGGCTACGAGTACTGGGGGACCGACACAGCCAACCAAACAACCAGACAAGGAGGCAAG taAGGGAGATTCGTCTGATTCAAAATCCATTTCAGTTTCTCCAAAGAAGCACCCAGGCGAGCATAAAAGGGAAAG AAAAGACTCAACAGATTCTAAGTCCCTGCCTCCAAAACAACCTTCGTTAGAAATCAAAAAAGAAAG AAAAGACTCGACAGATTCCAAATCATCGCATCCTAAACGACCTTCTCTAGACACCAAAAAAGAAAG AAAAGACTCAACAGATTTCAAGTTATTGCTCCAACAACGACCTTCCCTAGATACCAAAAAAGAAAG AAAAGACTCAACAGATTTCAAGTTATTGCCCCAACAACGACCTTCCCTAGATACCAAAAAAGAAAG AAAAGAATCGACAGATTTCAAGTCACTGCCTCAAATACGACCTTCTCTAAATCTCAAAAAAGAAAG aAAAGACTGTACAGATCTCATGCTATTGCCTCAAAAGCGACCTTCCCtagatacaaaaaaagaaag AAAAGACTCAACAGATACCAATTCATTGCCTCCAAAACGACCCTCCATAGATACCAAGAAAGAAAG AAAGGACTCTTTTGATTCTACTTCTGCCACAGCTATAAAGAGACCTTCCTCAGATACTAAAGCAGAACG GAGAAACCCGTCCGACTCCCTGTTCAACAGCACTTCCACGCCACTGAAAAAGCTCTCCCTTGATTGCAAAGGGGAAAG GAGAGATTCCCACAACTCCAAACCTGCAATCTCATCTCCGCCTCACAGGAAGCCTTCTACTGACAGCAGAGAAGAACG AGTAAACAACGGTAAAGGCAAAGTGGAGCCCCCAAAGACGCCCACTTCCCCCACCAGCCCGCTGACACCCTCATTCAGCCCCTCAGGGGGCCCCTTCCCGCCCCACCTGCTCACTGGGGAGACTATACGTGACAAGTGTATTGAGATGCTGTCTGCTGCACTCAAAACTGACG ATGATTACAAAATCTACGGAACGAACTGCGAATCCATGGCAGCTGAGATTGAAGAT CATATCTACCAAGACATAAAAGCCACAGATATGAAATATAAGAACCGTGTGCGCAGCCGTATCAGCAACCTAAAGGACCCCAAGAACCCCAACCTACGCAGGAACGTGCTGAGCAGAGCCATAGAGCTCAGCAGGATCGCCAGCATGACTGCCGAC GAAATGGCCAGCGATGAGCTGAAGAACCTGAGGAACGTGCTGACCCAGGAAGCTATTCGTGAACACCAGATGGCCAAAACCAGCGGAACCACCACAGACCTGCTGCAGTGTGGCAAATGCAAGAAGAAGAACTGCACGTACAACCAG GTGCAGACTCGCAGTGCTGATGAACCCATGACCACCTTTGTGCTGTGCAACGAGTGCGGAAACCGCTGGAAG ttCTGCTAA
- the LOC117413314 gene encoding transcription elongation factor A protein 3-like isoform X5: MAREEELIRIAKKLDKMVSTNNMEGALDLLKELKAYKMTLKLLQGTRIGMSVNAVRKHCTDEEVVTLAKILIKNWKRLLMESADAQKGELEKGEGNEKRREEISHSKATSTGGPTQPTKQPDKEASKGDSSDSKSISVSPKKHPGEHKRERKDSTDSKSSHPKRPSLDTKKERKDSTDFKLLLQQRPSLDTKKERKDSTDFKLLPQQRPSLDTKKERKESTDFKSLPQIRPSLNLKKERKDCTDLMLLPQKRPSLDTKKERKDSTDTNSLPPKRPSIDTKKERKDSFDSTSATAIKRPSSDTKAERRNPSDSLFNSTSTPLKKLSLDCKGERRDSHNSKPAISSPPHRKPSTDSREERVNNGKGKVEPPKTPTSPTSPLTPSFSPSGGPFPPHLLTGETIRDKCIEMLSAALKTDDDYKIYGTNCESMAAEIEDHIYQDIKATDMKYKNRVRSRISNLKDPKNPNLRRNVLSRAIELSRIASMTADEMASDELKNLRNVLTQEAIREHQMAKTSGTTTDLLQCGKCKKKNCTYNQVQTRSADEPMTTFVLCNECGNRWKFC, translated from the exons ATGGCCAGGGAAGAAGAGCTAATCCGGATTGCTAAAAAATTGGACAAGATGGTGTCTACAAATAATATG GAGGGGGCGCTGGACCTGCTGAAAGAGCTGAAGGCATATAAAATGACTTTAAAACTACTTCAG GGCACGAGAATCGGAATGTCGGTGAATGCAGTGCGGAAGCACTGTACTGATGAGGAGGTCGTCACACTGGCTAAAATCCTGATCAAGAACTGGAAGAGGCTGCTCATGG AATCAGCTGATGCTCAGAAAGGAGAGCTCGAGAAAGGAGAGGGCAATGagaagaggagggaggagatttCTCACAGCAAGGCTACGAGTACTGGGGGACCGACACAGCCAACCAAACAACCAGACAAGGAGGCAAG taAGGGAGATTCGTCTGATTCAAAATCCATTTCAGTTTCTCCAAAGAAGCACCCAGGCGAGCATAAAAGGGAAAG AAAAGACTCGACAGATTCCAAATCATCGCATCCTAAACGACCTTCTCTAGACACCAAAAAAGAAAG AAAAGACTCAACAGATTTCAAGTTATTGCTCCAACAACGACCTTCCCTAGATACCAAAAAAGAAAG AAAAGACTCAACAGATTTCAAGTTATTGCCCCAACAACGACCTTCCCTAGATACCAAAAAAGAAAG AAAAGAATCGACAGATTTCAAGTCACTGCCTCAAATACGACCTTCTCTAAATCTCAAAAAAGAAAG aAAAGACTGTACAGATCTCATGCTATTGCCTCAAAAGCGACCTTCCCtagatacaaaaaaagaaag AAAAGACTCAACAGATACCAATTCATTGCCTCCAAAACGACCCTCCATAGATACCAAGAAAGAAAG AAAGGACTCTTTTGATTCTACTTCTGCCACAGCTATAAAGAGACCTTCCTCAGATACTAAAGCAGAACG GAGAAACCCGTCCGACTCCCTGTTCAACAGCACTTCCACGCCACTGAAAAAGCTCTCCCTTGATTGCAAAGGGGAAAG GAGAGATTCCCACAACTCCAAACCTGCAATCTCATCTCCGCCTCACAGGAAGCCTTCTACTGACAGCAGAGAAGAACG AGTAAACAACGGTAAAGGCAAAGTGGAGCCCCCAAAGACGCCCACTTCCCCCACCAGCCCGCTGACACCCTCATTCAGCCCCTCAGGGGGCCCCTTCCCGCCCCACCTGCTCACTGGGGAGACTATACGTGACAAGTGTATTGAGATGCTGTCTGCTGCACTCAAAACTGACG ATGATTACAAAATCTACGGAACGAACTGCGAATCCATGGCAGCTGAGATTGAAGAT CATATCTACCAAGACATAAAAGCCACAGATATGAAATATAAGAACCGTGTGCGCAGCCGTATCAGCAACCTAAAGGACCCCAAGAACCCCAACCTACGCAGGAACGTGCTGAGCAGAGCCATAGAGCTCAGCAGGATCGCCAGCATGACTGCCGAC GAAATGGCCAGCGATGAGCTGAAGAACCTGAGGAACGTGCTGACCCAGGAAGCTATTCGTGAACACCAGATGGCCAAAACCAGCGGAACCACCACAGACCTGCTGCAGTGTGGCAAATGCAAGAAGAAGAACTGCACGTACAACCAG GTGCAGACTCGCAGTGCTGATGAACCCATGACCACCTTTGTGCTGTGCAACGAGTGCGGAAACCGCTGGAAG ttCTGCTAA